A genomic region of Vibrio ziniensis contains the following coding sequences:
- a CDS encoding GGDEF domain-containing protein yields MLTSFMVSLILYVISMVFYVDSHINARELEFEKFSKTMAQYNQILFFTSKILESEVSKYDAIEGGNKDLLENQDSGFYRFNDINELTNIDIAIENEFHQLVKEMPTILPQQDVMYYRSYTSSLTSVDKKDANIEIEQCLGRRNCALEAPERRLSDRILISDPYKNEAGEVFITVSSPIYFQNIIVGDVNIDMFMSRFDGVADVHVEKKVISGVTFYEVIYGKSSMDGKFAYNIDYVADNSTVYVYKIPVLSIIYKTLVFFFVIWIASGFILFRFKELDLNKIKLSEAESSIVQDQMTGLLNRNALESDDFKSAIKEKGASILAIDGNKLKTINDTYGHHVGDEAIKQIANAMKEVFRDTDYLIRSGGDEFLAVLPGCKRDNALRLAYRLKESVGGTTFSPYALSVGVSVGVAEMMENEPVESVIRRADENLYKDKQE; encoded by the coding sequence GTGCTGACTAGTTTTATGGTCAGCTTAATTCTTTACGTTATATCTATGGTTTTTTACGTTGATTCCCATATTAATGCACGCGAATTGGAGTTTGAAAAATTCTCAAAAACAATGGCGCAGTACAACCAAATACTCTTCTTTACCAGCAAAATTCTTGAAAGTGAAGTGAGTAAGTACGACGCCATTGAAGGAGGGAACAAAGATCTACTGGAAAACCAAGACAGCGGTTTCTATCGCTTCAATGACATCAATGAACTCACTAACATCGATATTGCGATTGAAAATGAGTTTCATCAGTTAGTGAAAGAGATGCCGACTATCCTGCCTCAACAAGATGTCATGTATTACCGTTCATACACCAGCTCGTTGACATCGGTTGATAAGAAAGATGCCAATATCGAGATTGAGCAATGTTTAGGTCGTCGCAACTGTGCGCTTGAAGCTCCGGAAAGAAGACTGTCTGACCGAATCTTGATTTCAGACCCATATAAAAATGAGGCTGGTGAAGTCTTTATTACCGTATCAAGCCCAATCTATTTCCAGAATATTATTGTCGGTGATGTGAACATCGATATGTTCATGTCGCGCTTTGATGGTGTTGCTGATGTACATGTTGAGAAGAAAGTGATCAGTGGGGTGACCTTCTACGAAGTTATTTATGGAAAAAGTTCGATGGACGGTAAGTTTGCGTACAACATCGACTATGTTGCTGACAACTCGACAGTATATGTGTACAAAATTCCAGTACTATCAATTATTTATAAGACGTTGGTTTTCTTTTTTGTTATTTGGATAGCGAGCGGATTCATTTTGTTCCGATTCAAAGAGCTAGATCTGAATAAAATTAAACTCAGTGAAGCTGAAAGCAGCATTGTACAAGATCAGATGACAGGTCTTCTAAACCGCAACGCCCTAGAAAGTGATGATTTCAAAAGTGCTATAAAAGAAAAGGGTGCAAGCATACTGGCTATCGATGGTAACAAGTTAAAGACCATTAATGATACCTATGGTCACCATGTGGGCGATGAAGCCATCAAGCAAATTGCAAATGCAATGAAAGAAGTGTTTCGTGATACAGACTATTTGATTCGCTCTGGCGGTGATGAGTTTCTTGCGGTGCTTCCGGGTTGCAAACGAGATAACGCTTTAAGGCTTGCGTATCGACTAAAAGAGTCTGTGGGCGGAACCACATTTTCGCCATACGCATTAAGTGTAGGTGTATCCGTTGGTGTTGCAGAAATGATGGAAAATGAGCCAGTAGAATCCGTTATTCGTCGTGCAGATGAAAATCTGTATAAAGATAAACAAGAATAA
- a CDS encoding EAL domain-containing response regulator has product MPHRIHSVLIVDDDPIQCITLKIQLQTFGITEVRVAQSSKNGLEICEQQDFDLVFCDLSMPEEDGLTFLNALNQLGYEGKLCLLSGHDKSIIALAEMMCRQLGLGVISSQTKPISNTDLASVLNAVTIANPKPKVSNKVIEFLRSDLDVAFNSKRLVNFYQPQCRFTNETQSGNEVLIRWDHPQYGYLNPSAFLPIIDKEQWHVRLFFYVLEQALEDYRSGPLTGSISVNAALANFDDSNFAFQVLEYCERYNFEPANLIIEMTEMEVYKHNPTMFENFARLRLNDVELAIDDFGAGYSSLIKLADLPFTEMKIDRALITSCHRDKRKSAILSLVVSMAKQLDMRLVAEGVEDNETWTHLQSMGIDLCQGYFTGRPQPIEYKLMA; this is encoded by the coding sequence ATGCCGCATAGAATTCATAGCGTGCTGATTGTGGATGACGACCCAATCCAGTGTATTACGTTGAAGATTCAACTTCAGACATTCGGTATTACCGAAGTCCGTGTTGCACAAAGCAGCAAGAATGGGTTGGAGATTTGCGAACAGCAAGACTTTGACCTTGTGTTCTGTGATCTCTCTATGCCAGAAGAAGATGGGTTGACGTTTTTAAACGCACTTAATCAACTGGGATACGAAGGCAAACTGTGTTTATTAAGTGGCCATGATAAGAGCATTATCGCATTGGCGGAAATGATGTGTCGTCAGCTTGGGCTAGGCGTGATTTCGTCACAGACGAAGCCTATCTCGAATACGGACTTAGCATCGGTACTTAACGCAGTGACGATAGCGAATCCAAAACCTAAGGTCAGTAACAAAGTTATTGAGTTCTTACGTTCAGATTTGGATGTGGCATTTAATTCCAAGCGATTAGTGAACTTCTATCAGCCACAGTGTCGATTTACTAATGAGACACAGAGTGGAAATGAAGTGCTTATTCGTTGGGATCACCCTCAATATGGGTATCTCAATCCATCGGCTTTTTTACCTATTATCGATAAAGAACAATGGCATGTACGTTTGTTCTTCTATGTATTGGAACAAGCCCTTGAAGACTACCGTAGTGGACCGCTCACAGGTTCTATTTCGGTCAATGCGGCTTTGGCCAATTTTGATGATTCAAACTTTGCATTCCAAGTTTTGGAGTATTGTGAACGCTACAACTTTGAACCAGCAAACTTGATCATCGAAATGACGGAAATGGAAGTGTACAAACACAATCCAACCATGTTTGAAAATTTCGCTCGCTTGCGTCTTAACGATGTCGAGCTAGCTATTGATGATTTCGGTGCGGGATATTCTTCGCTAATTAAACTAGCGGATTTGCCTTTTACTGAAATGAAAATCGACAGGGCGCTTATTACGTCTTGTCATCGCGATAAACGGAAAAGCGCGATTCTTTCACTAGTTGTTTCGATGGCGAAGCAGCTAGATATGCGTCTTGTGGCTGAAGGAGTCGAAGACAATGAAACGTGGACGCATTTACAGAGTATGGGGATAGATCTTTGCCAAGGTTATTTCACCGGAAGACCCCAACCAATTGAATATAAATTAATGGCTTAA
- a CDS encoding TetR/AcrR family transcriptional regulator, with translation MARKSNFDRDEKLVQAMKLFWQKGYGNTAISDLIDTLQINRFSLYNAFGDKQNLYYEALEKYLTKVSFPALSSLENEHASLEELEQFLKQFAELQRLNNCGCFMQNALVEHAGTDDTVLQKGHFLFDHLISIISNAIARAQRQNKLRASHDSHALAQLILTQMQGMRVLGKAKRIEDLDSALTTLLLLIKS, from the coding sequence ATGGCGAGAAAAAGTAACTTTGATAGAGATGAAAAGCTTGTTCAAGCAATGAAGCTATTCTGGCAGAAAGGCTACGGAAATACTGCGATCTCTGACCTGATCGATACACTGCAAATCAATCGTTTCAGCCTTTACAACGCTTTTGGAGACAAACAAAACCTCTACTACGAAGCTTTGGAAAAATACCTCACAAAAGTCTCTTTTCCCGCCCTATCATCACTGGAAAATGAACATGCTTCCCTTGAAGAACTTGAACAGTTTCTAAAGCAATTTGCCGAGCTGCAAAGACTGAACAACTGTGGCTGCTTTATGCAAAACGCGCTCGTGGAGCATGCTGGCACCGATGACACCGTATTACAGAAAGGTCATTTCCTGTTTGATCATTTGATTAGCATCATTTCAAATGCCATTGCTCGTGCGCAACGCCAGAATAAGCTGCGTGCAAGTCACGACTCACATGCTTTGGCGCAACTGATCCTCACACAAATGCAAGGCATGCGCGTGCTTGGAAAAGCTAAGCGTATTGAAGATTTGGATTCAGCTTTAACTACCTTACTTCTGTTGATTAAAAGCTAA
- a CDS encoding ATP-binding protein → MSRLFLLFIAAISLFVNTYALSAPSDRTNTMPTKIKVALLSRTLDNHVYHDPTYDIETDYVDSLAKKLNVEVEYDVYPTISSLHKAIDNNDVDLAVGVSDNSDSNYIYSSSLYKSSIAIWYRNKNLMHVSPNSMKWVCVKDSIYCKKLVLRGLPNIYEAQSFADAINQVNSGLADAVLDNYVSLLACVNSSTQTVGRIEIPDWFGTENIRIVAQKNSQLLLQNINLILNQEAKISGIHSDNLYHKIDEARAAAANAGNPEIRYTVWDDSYPLFYRDTSGEVAGFLPDLLKLIETRTSIRFQYIPLKDGETPLGQLEKKSIDFVPAVLMDSHDLDWTAVSNPLASVKYFAVSYKGIAYNRNAKEGVLFDDTGPYQSIKNRLFGESSITYMSIKQLIEDLKNGKLRQAYVREDILDYLVANDDDDKLQIKRHSYKEIDVAITVREDDRHISDLIDGVASTINPKEVHRLQNGYTQFNIVYGYDKSFVMVGLSILAGIIILLVFIFYLWKKNFQLKVSLNEKEAQRTQNDLRFLQNIINGLPNQIFIHDANHKLLLSNCCGVESGKCKSCTLAQKVRPDHMVIENGEELSRVLDLGETIQRDVDVQTCSAGLQTIDYFRTRISGPSSADEFVLTVVNDVSEQKEQERALRAANETAQQAVQARERFLASMSHELRTPIAGMAGLLEMLKIRTDDEDTLMMINNIITSTRHLHLLVNDILDFSKLEAQQLELDLGECHLLREAGELLRVHCASAQKKELQFEVNWQPTPVKVVKIDALRFSQIINNLLSNAIKFTDVGKITVDIALDEKQVYVSVTDTGVGMSKDVIKGVFNPFFQADSTIARRFGGTGLGLAIVHNLITVMGGKISIDSEPNLGTTVSFTIPHELVRTYESSHKVVCATYHGTDPLIKSWINFWTSNSNNSCSLTNIDIYDEGNFDDSTCAYQHNIVIKKDLDVFRSRNGRCVYVNSTPFFPDLLFDAVVGNEKMTVSDEEDMRAALNGKVLVAEDNPINQLVFKQQLAELGVEMDIVDNGLIALELLQAKPMEYDLLITDCHMPVMDGYELVNRVRMQPELSHITLIGCTAEDSRVANEKALDSGFDSMLYKPYGINRMYKLLAQYLSSAEPESEMWLEKYDAADAQILSQVYVDTMEKDLALLIDSKDDRKAVKEIAHRIKGGAGTVGETNVHQRALDLENGMQNLDGNIEHLFEKLIADISISIDQTKAWIETNAA, encoded by the coding sequence GTGAGTCGTTTATTCCTATTATTTATTGCTGCAATAAGCTTGTTTGTTAATACCTACGCGTTGTCAGCACCAAGTGACAGAACGAATACAATGCCGACTAAAATTAAAGTGGCATTGCTTTCGCGTACGCTTGATAATCACGTATATCATGACCCAACTTACGATATCGAAACAGACTATGTGGATAGTTTGGCGAAAAAATTAAATGTGGAAGTTGAGTATGATGTTTATCCGACAATTTCTTCTTTGCACAAAGCTATAGATAATAATGATGTCGATTTGGCGGTTGGCGTTTCTGATAATAGCGATTCCAACTATATCTATAGTTCTTCTTTATATAAAAGCTCAATTGCCATTTGGTATAGAAATAAGAACTTAATGCATGTCTCACCTAATTCAATGAAATGGGTGTGTGTTAAAGACTCTATTTATTGCAAAAAATTAGTATTGCGCGGACTGCCTAATATTTATGAAGCACAAAGCTTTGCTGATGCTATAAATCAAGTGAATTCTGGCTTAGCCGATGCGGTTTTAGATAACTATGTTTCTCTGTTGGCTTGTGTTAACTCGTCGACTCAAACGGTTGGTCGCATTGAAATTCCAGACTGGTTTGGCACTGAGAACATTCGCATTGTCGCACAAAAAAATAGTCAGTTACTGCTACAAAACATCAATCTGATTCTGAACCAAGAAGCGAAAATATCAGGTATTCATTCGGATAATCTGTACCACAAAATTGATGAGGCACGTGCCGCTGCAGCGAATGCGGGTAACCCTGAGATTCGTTATACCGTATGGGATGACTCTTATCCTCTGTTTTATCGTGACACCAGTGGCGAAGTGGCGGGTTTTCTTCCGGACTTACTTAAGTTAATCGAAACGCGTACTTCTATTCGATTCCAATACATTCCTTTAAAAGACGGTGAAACACCTTTAGGGCAGCTAGAGAAGAAATCTATCGATTTTGTGCCAGCCGTACTTATGGATTCACACGATCTTGATTGGACTGCGGTGTCTAATCCTCTGGCTTCCGTGAAATATTTCGCCGTGAGTTATAAGGGGATTGCGTACAACAGAAATGCAAAAGAAGGCGTATTGTTTGACGATACAGGCCCCTATCAAAGCATAAAGAATCGTCTATTTGGCGAAAGCTCAATCACTTACATGAGCATAAAACAGCTAATAGAAGATTTAAAAAACGGCAAACTACGTCAGGCGTATGTGCGAGAGGATATTCTCGATTATCTTGTCGCTAATGATGATGACGATAAGTTGCAGATTAAGCGTCACTCTTACAAAGAAATTGATGTCGCGATTACCGTTAGAGAGGATGATCGTCACATTAGTGATTTGATCGATGGCGTTGCATCGACGATAAACCCTAAAGAAGTCCATCGTCTGCAGAATGGTTATACGCAATTTAATATTGTGTATGGCTATGACAAAAGTTTCGTAATGGTAGGTTTATCTATCCTCGCGGGCATTATCATTTTGCTTGTGTTCATATTCTATCTCTGGAAGAAAAACTTTCAGTTGAAGGTATCCCTCAATGAGAAAGAAGCGCAAAGAACTCAAAATGATCTGCGTTTCTTACAGAACATTATCAATGGTCTGCCGAACCAGATTTTTATTCACGATGCTAACCACAAGCTGCTATTGAGCAACTGTTGCGGTGTTGAAAGCGGTAAATGTAAAAGTTGTACCCTTGCTCAAAAAGTTCGTCCAGACCATATGGTAATCGAGAATGGCGAGGAGCTCTCACGCGTTCTTGACCTTGGAGAAACGATTCAGCGTGACGTAGACGTTCAGACTTGTAGCGCTGGTTTGCAGACCATCGACTATTTCAGAACCCGTATTAGTGGGCCAAGCAGTGCTGATGAGTTTGTATTGACAGTAGTGAACGATGTGTCGGAGCAAAAAGAGCAAGAACGTGCTCTGCGCGCAGCTAACGAAACTGCGCAGCAAGCCGTGCAAGCTCGTGAACGTTTCTTGGCAAGTATGAGCCATGAGCTTCGTACTCCAATTGCGGGTATGGCTGGCCTGCTTGAAATGCTGAAAATTCGTACTGATGACGAAGATACGCTGATGATGATCAACAACATCATTACTTCTACGCGCCATCTGCATCTATTAGTGAATGACATTCTGGATTTCTCAAAACTTGAAGCACAGCAGCTAGAACTGGATCTCGGTGAATGTCACTTGTTGCGTGAAGCGGGTGAATTACTGCGAGTTCACTGTGCTTCAGCTCAGAAAAAAGAGCTGCAGTTCGAAGTCAACTGGCAACCAACACCTGTAAAAGTGGTCAAGATTGATGCTTTACGTTTCAGCCAAATCATCAATAACTTGTTATCTAACGCTATCAAGTTTACTGACGTAGGCAAAATCACGGTTGATATTGCGCTGGATGAAAAACAAGTTTACGTATCGGTGACCGATACTGGCGTCGGTATGAGCAAAGATGTCATTAAGGGTGTATTTAACCCGTTCTTCCAAGCTGATAGTACGATTGCTCGTCGATTTGGAGGAACAGGCTTAGGTTTAGCTATCGTACATAACTTGATCACTGTTATGGGCGGAAAAATCAGCATTGACAGTGAACCTAACCTAGGTACGACAGTCTCGTTCACTATTCCGCATGAGTTGGTTCGAACGTATGAGAGTTCTCATAAGGTAGTGTGCGCGACATACCACGGCACAGATCCCTTAATCAAAAGCTGGATTAATTTCTGGACAAGTAACAGCAACAACAGCTGCTCACTTACCAACATCGATATTTATGACGAAGGTAACTTTGACGACAGTACATGCGCGTACCAACACAACATCGTCATTAAAAAAGACCTCGATGTATTCAGAAGCCGAAATGGTCGTTGTGTATACGTTAACTCAACACCTTTCTTTCCTGATTTGTTATTCGATGCAGTAGTAGGTAATGAAAAAATGACCGTATCAGATGAAGAAGATATGCGCGCTGCGTTGAACGGTAAAGTGTTAGTGGCAGAAGACAACCCAATTAACCAGTTGGTGTTTAAACAGCAGTTAGCTGAGCTCGGTGTCGAAATGGATATCGTCGATAACGGATTGATCGCATTGGAACTGCTGCAAGCAAAACCTATGGAGTACGACCTTCTGATCACGGATTGTCACATGCCAGTGATGGACGGATATGAATTGGTGAATCGTGTGCGCATGCAACCGGAACTTAGCCATATAACACTGATTGGCTGTACTGCCGAAGATTCACGAGTAGCCAATGAGAAAGCGTTGGACTCTGGCTTCGACAGCATGTTGTACAAGCCTTATGGCATTAATCGTATGTATAAGCTGCTTGCCCAATATCTCTCTAGCGCAGAGCCGGAGAGCGAAATGTGGCTTGAGAAATACGATGCTGCTGATGCGCAAATTTTGTCTCAAGTGTATGTCGATACGATGGAAAAAGATTTGGCGTTACTGATAGACAGCAAAGATGACCGTAAGGCAGTTAAAGAGATTGCTCACCGTATAAAAGGTGGTGCGGGTACGGTCGGTGAAACGAATGTCCATCAACGTGCATTAGACCTTGAAAACGGCATGCAAAATCTTGATGGGAACATTGAACATTTATTCGAAAAGTTGATAGCGGATATCTCTATCAGTATCGACCAGACAAAAGCGTGGATAGAAACGAATGCCGCATAG
- a CDS encoding glutathione S-transferase family protein, with protein sequence MKLYEFAPTPSSRRVSIFLKELGVDVERVQVNVREGENLTDEFKQKSVNGKVPMLELDCGVTICESVAICRYFHEATPNRKNLFGETHLETAQVEMWNRVVEFQGLFAGFQAFRNISGVYKDRETCVEEWGIESKRRVESFLPQLEQQLTGKPYIVTEALTIADITAFIFVGFAEKALQIEVLSQYPNIARWFKDLSQRPAFQ encoded by the coding sequence ATGAAATTATACGAATTTGCCCCAACCCCAAGTTCTCGCCGAGTTTCTATTTTCCTCAAGGAGTTAGGTGTTGATGTTGAACGCGTTCAAGTCAACGTTCGTGAAGGTGAAAACTTAACAGACGAATTCAAACAAAAAAGCGTAAACGGCAAAGTTCCTATGCTTGAGCTAGATTGTGGTGTCACTATCTGTGAAAGTGTTGCTATCTGCCGCTACTTCCATGAAGCAACACCAAACAGAAAAAATCTTTTCGGTGAAACACATTTAGAAACAGCTCAAGTTGAGATGTGGAACCGCGTGGTTGAATTCCAAGGTTTGTTCGCGGGTTTCCAAGCATTCCGTAATATTTCTGGCGTGTATAAAGATCGTGAGACTTGCGTAGAAGAGTGGGGTATTGAAAGTAAGCGTCGTGTTGAAAGCTTTTTACCACAATTGGAACAGCAATTAACGGGCAAACCTTACATTGTGACTGAGGCACTAACGATTGCTGATATCACTGCGTTCATATTTGTAGGATTTGCGGAAAAAGCACTGCAAATTGAAGTGTTAAGTCAGTATCCAAATATTGCTCGTTGGTTCAAGGATTTATCTCAACGCCCAGCTTTTCAATAA
- a CDS encoding response regulator, giving the protein MQFGPQIIANAKVLVADDSPLILTDMKRLLRDMGFSSVRVFTAKDSKSLFKKLNEEQMDVIICDYNFGDDLNGKQIYEEICHLGLIPPWCAFIMLTGEKQLETVKAIVELEPDEYIIKPYTATVVKNRILRAVARKHALKELYELPKDSDIEKIESTFVDAEKTHSKYTPYVKRLYAETLIQCGYFYQGKLVYADLYTHSKSSWVMAGLLNACILNKDYDEANRLYNEWDKANIDRSALVHELKSKLCLIKGEVGKALLEIDRSLIKSTSMDRLYCYANLSEIHLQYKKSFQQFSSYRLSAYRTHRETNDIHVNVIRNLLLSTQPKQDDVLRVISATKQEMKKIKCAETDDEYHVLNELFHAHLEYIAGNNKRFLARLSHSIYKLEQRSKATALYCAKLALLAQQPELCQWVISRLPKWDENQTDWNHLFLLAQRRVLEHECMLATQEIENMLSTINQTIRDNSVDGANVAFQYFQQRDGCHHAALSMLSAMEKAFPKGLASNQVRELIFECEKILMDSPILNKSDRLVAKKKSDAAKQAFNRRFANVC; this is encoded by the coding sequence ATGCAGTTTGGACCTCAAATCATCGCTAACGCAAAAGTATTGGTTGCCGATGATTCTCCGCTCATTCTTACCGACATGAAGAGATTACTCAGGGATATGGGGTTCTCTTCAGTTCGCGTGTTTACTGCCAAAGATTCCAAGTCACTGTTTAAGAAATTGAATGAAGAACAGATGGATGTGATCATATGCGATTACAATTTTGGTGACGATTTAAATGGTAAACAAATCTACGAAGAGATATGTCATTTGGGGCTTATTCCACCTTGGTGCGCATTTATTATGCTGACTGGGGAAAAACAGCTAGAAACGGTAAAAGCGATTGTTGAGTTAGAGCCGGATGAATACATCATTAAGCCTTATACCGCGACAGTAGTGAAAAACCGAATTCTCAGAGCGGTTGCTCGTAAGCATGCTTTGAAAGAGTTGTATGAATTGCCTAAAGATTCAGATATAGAGAAAATTGAAAGCACTTTTGTTGATGCAGAAAAAACACATTCAAAATATACCCCCTATGTCAAACGTCTGTATGCCGAAACACTGATTCAATGCGGCTACTTTTATCAAGGGAAGTTGGTTTACGCGGACCTATATACACACTCTAAATCATCTTGGGTAATGGCCGGCCTGTTGAATGCCTGCATCTTAAATAAAGATTATGACGAGGCGAATCGGCTTTATAACGAGTGGGATAAAGCGAATATAGACAGAAGTGCTTTGGTACATGAGCTAAAGAGTAAACTGTGCCTAATCAAAGGAGAGGTAGGTAAAGCCCTACTGGAAATAGATCGCTCTTTGATTAAGTCGACAAGCATGGACAGACTTTATTGTTACGCCAATCTAAGCGAAATTCATCTCCAATATAAGAAATCGTTCCAGCAATTCTCATCTTATCGCTTGTCGGCTTATCGAACTCATAGGGAAACAAACGACATTCATGTAAATGTGATACGTAATTTGCTTCTTAGTACTCAGCCAAAACAAGATGATGTTCTGCGAGTTATATCTGCGACCAAACAAGAAATGAAGAAAATAAAATGTGCTGAAACGGATGATGAGTATCATGTTCTAAATGAATTGTTTCATGCTCATTTGGAATATATAGCAGGCAATAATAAGCGCTTTCTAGCTCGTTTATCACACAGTATTTACAAGTTGGAGCAGCGCTCTAAAGCGACCGCATTATATTGTGCCAAGTTAGCGTTACTTGCGCAGCAGCCAGAATTATGCCAGTGGGTTATTAGCCGTTTACCGAAATGGGATGAAAATCAAACCGACTGGAATCATCTATTTTTATTGGCGCAAAGACGAGTGTTGGAACATGAGTGTATGCTCGCAACACAAGAGATTGAAAATATGTTGAGCACTATCAATCAGACAATTCGAGATAACAGTGTTGATGGAGCCAACGTTGCATTTCAATATTTTCAACAAAGAGACGGTTGCCATCATGCTGCTCTATCCATGCTGTCCGCAATGGAAAAAGCGTTTCCCAAAGGGTTAGCATCCAATCAGGTTAGAGAACTTATCTTTGAATGTGAAAAAATTTTGATGGATTCGCCAATCCTCAATAAGAGTGATAGATTGGTGGCAAAGAAGAAAAGTGATGCAGCGAAACAGGCATTTAATCGCCGTTTTGCCAATGTATGCTAG
- a CDS encoding response regulator transcription factor: MIQTNTSLTCLVVDDHPLVCAAIKQLLDKGGRFETIIVEQDPIKAQKLIQKEQIDFLILDVNLVKSDGFELLRRIKSHGFTGKSLFISANDSRLYSETAYKLGADGYVCKSEDLNILNDAVECILNGYSFYKLMKDSGSNDVQLSKQELVVFTYLVDGKCNKEIASILSLSPKTISTYKSRILEKYNVKSIVELMSINKNII, encoded by the coding sequence ATGATTCAAACAAATACTTCTTTAACTTGTCTTGTTGTCGACGATCACCCACTAGTTTGTGCTGCAATTAAACAACTATTGGATAAAGGCGGACGATTCGAAACGATCATTGTTGAACAAGATCCAATTAAAGCACAGAAACTAATTCAAAAAGAACAAATCGATTTCTTGATCCTAGATGTGAACCTAGTGAAATCGGATGGTTTTGAATTACTTCGCCGTATCAAATCTCACGGATTTACGGGTAAATCTCTGTTTATTTCAGCAAATGATAGTCGTCTGTACTCTGAAACGGCGTATAAACTAGGCGCTGACGGTTACGTTTGTAAGTCAGAAGACTTAAATATTTTAAATGATGCGGTTGAATGCATATTAAACGGCTATAGTTTTTACAAGCTAATGAAAGACAGTGGCTCGAATGATGTTCAGTTGTCTAAACAAGAACTTGTTGTATTTACATACCTAGTTGATGGTAAATGTAATAAAGAGATCGCAAGCATTCTCTCTCTCAGCCCAAAAACAATCAGTACGTACAAATCTCGTATTCTTGAGAAGTATAATGTGAAGTCGATTGTTGAACTGATGAGCATCAACAAGAACATTATCTAA
- a CDS encoding LysR family transcriptional regulator, with the protein MASNLDYNLLQTFVLLYKHRNLKLVGRALGVTESAVSKHLSKLREQLDDPLFVRDSQGFEPTSFTEEIIPTLIDGLNTIQTALAKNTIDCANYEGDITIAIIPVMHIQFGAQLLLELKTTFPKAMISLLTYDNHTTQDIANGSIDMGVNYFNPMLSKSIYQKRIKMLKHGVILPARLADLTDDQILDLPFVAMAARGRHDIKIFLQEISVQAGHELNTYAYVDNLICMLNTIEEIDGFSIVQLFDVSDERFCFRVLPEIYQEADNYSLVSVMKASNKSNPLHMLLSDILKKKIEQFSVS; encoded by the coding sequence ATGGCTAGTAATCTGGATTACAACTTACTGCAAACATTTGTTTTATTGTACAAACACAGAAATTTAAAGCTGGTTGGGCGAGCATTAGGCGTTACTGAAAGTGCGGTCAGCAAACACCTTTCTAAACTGCGCGAGCAACTTGACGACCCATTGTTTGTTCGTGACAGTCAAGGTTTCGAACCGACGTCTTTTACTGAAGAAATCATTCCTACTCTAATTGATGGCCTAAATACCATTCAGACTGCGTTGGCAAAAAATACTATCGATTGTGCCAACTATGAAGGTGATATAACGATAGCAATCATTCCAGTAATGCACATACAGTTTGGTGCGCAATTGTTGTTAGAACTAAAAACAACCTTCCCTAAGGCAATGATCTCTCTCTTAACGTACGACAACCACACTACTCAAGACATAGCCAACGGCTCTATAGATATGGGCGTCAATTATTTTAACCCGATGCTGAGCAAGTCTATTTATCAGAAGCGGATTAAAATGTTAAAGCATGGGGTTATTTTGCCTGCAAGATTAGCCGATCTCACCGATGACCAGATCCTTGACTTACCGTTTGTCGCGATGGCAGCCCGTGGGCGACACGATATTAAAATTTTTCTTCAGGAAATCAGTGTGCAGGCTGGTCATGAACTGAATACCTACGCTTATGTCGATAATTTGATTTGTATGTTGAACACAATTGAGGAAATTGACGGGTTTTCTATTGTTCAGTTGTTTGATGTTTCGGACGAACGATTCTGTTTTCGGGTGTTACCTGAGATCTATCAGGAAGCAGATAATTACTCATTGGTATCAGTGATGAAGGCAAGTAACAAAAGCAATCCCTTGCACATGTTGCTTTCGGATATTCTTAAAAAGAAAATCGAGCAGTTCTCTGTTTCTTAA